The nucleotide sequence TCCTCGTGCCGGCTCAGGAGCAGCTTCACGGGGGCGTTGGCAAGCTTCGCCAGCCGCGCCGCGATCGGCGTGTGCGTCCACATCTGCAGCTTGCTGCCGAACCCGCCGCCGGCGTGATCCTTGATGATGCGGACTTTGGCCGGCGGATGCTTCAATGCGGCGGCGAGGCTGTCGCGCACGTCGAAAACCGCCTGCGTCGAATCCCAGACCGTGAGATGGTCGCCTTCCCAGCGCGCCAGGCTTCCGTGGCCTTCCAGGCAGGCATGCAGCGCCACCGGCGTCGTCACCCGCACCTCGACTTCCACATCGGCCTTGCGGAAGCCCGCATCGAGATCGCCGCGGCGCTTGTCGGCGCTGACGTCGCGATTGCCTTCCTTCCTGACTTTGGGCGCACCCACAGTGCGGGCCTTCTCGGGATCGGTGACGAAAGGCAGGACCTCGTACTCGATCTCGATCAGACGCAGCGCCTCGTGCGCCGCGGCAAGCGTCGTCGCTGCGACCGCCGCCACCTCGACACCCGCGAAGCGGTATTCCTTCTCCTCCATGACCAGGACCGCGCGGACCTCGGGATGCGCCTCGACTTTGCTCAGGTCGATGCGCTTCAGGCGGGCGTGCGGATGGGGACAGCGCAGGACGGTGGCGTGCAGCATCCCCGGCAGGCTCAGGTCGAAGGTGTAGCGCGCCCGGCCGCTTACCTTGTCGGGCCCGTCGACGCGGGGCACCCGGGTCCCGACCACCTTCAGCTCGGCGTCGAAGCCCCAAGGCTCCGGCTCTCCCGACACCAGTGCGACTTCGGTCTCCTTGAAGTGGCCCGGAAACCCCAGCTTCACCTTCGCCTTCTTCTTGGTGGGCATCAGTCCTCGCCCGGCACCCGAATGGCCATCCGGCTGGCCGCTTCGGCCACCGCCTCGAAGATCTTTGGGTAGGCGCCGCAGCGGCAGGTGTTTCCCGCCAGCGCGGCGCGGATCTCTTCCGGCGTTGGCTCGCGGTTCGACTCCAGCAGCGCCATGGCCGCCATGATCTGTCCCGGCGTGCAGAAGCCGCACTGCAGGCCGTCCTTCTCGACGAAGGCCTGCTGCAGCGGATGCAGCTCTCTCTCCGAAGCCGCCAGTCCCTCGATGGTGGTGATCTCTCGGCCTGCAACCTGAATCGCCAGGGTCAGGCAGGCATAGCGCGCCTCTCCGTCGATCAGGACGGTGCAGGCCCCGCACTCTCCCAGCTCACAGACGTTCTTGGTGCCGGTCAGGTCCAGCTCGTTGCGCAGGACCTCCAACAGCGTGGCGCGCGGCTCGACGCTCACCGTCACGTCACGGCCGTTCACCTGTAGAAGCAGCGGCGTTTTTCCGGGACCGACAATGTTTTCCATGAGGGCGGCATTTCACCTTGCCCGGAGATCCAAGTCAACCTCCTTGGACCCGACGAGGCATCCAACCGGGAAAGTGCCCTTGTGAGAAGAAACTCGACAAAACCTGATCTAAGAGGAAGATTCCTGCTGCCAGAGGTCGCGGAAATACCGGAGAGAGCCGACGGCGTAGCCGGCGTAGTGGTTGTTGAAGTAGCCGTAGACGGAGCGCTCCTGCTCGAGCATCTTCCGGATCGCCGCGATCCAGTGCTCCATCTCGCGGGACCGGTCGATGATGATCCGGTCCCAGCGCTTCGTCTGCTCCTCGATCTTGTAGCGATCCCCCAGCCAGCGCAGGTATACGAAATCGGCGGTGAGGACGCCGGTCTTCATCATCATCGTGTCGATGCGATAGAACCAGGGGTGATCGATGAGCGCCAGGGCGATCCGGTGCTTGCTCAGAATATCCAGCAGCCTCCGTGTGATGAGGCTCTTGTTCCTCACCTCCACGGCGAAGCGGTGTCCATCAGGAAGCGATGGCAGGAAGCGCTCCAGCCGGTCCAGGAACGGATCCGGCTCGGGAAGCTCCGACTCCTTGAAGTAGCGGAACTGGAAGAGCAGCGGTCCCAGCTTGTCTCCCAGCCGGTCCATCGTCGTTACGAACTCATTCATTTCGGCGGCGCAATCAGCCAGCAGCTTCTCGTGCGTGATGACCTGCGGGACCTTGGCCGCGAACAGAAAACCGGGGGGCGTGCGCTCGCGCCAGGCGTCGACCATCCGGCTGCTCGGAGTCCGGTAGAACGTGGCGTCGACCTCGACGGTGTCGAACTCGGCAGCATAGAAGGGGAGGTACTCGGCGGGCAGGGTGCCCTTGGGATAGAAAACCCCCTCCCACGACGGGGCGCTCCAGGAGGAGGCGCCGATCCGGAGGGAGCTCACGTCAATCGAGGTTGCACATCCCCCGCTGGGATGCGCCACAGCTGGTGCACGGTCCTGGCTCCAGCGCGGCAGTCTCCGATCGTGAGCCGCCGGCCACCGCGAAGACGGAGATCAGCTTCTCCACCCTTGCGCTGTGGCATTTCTTACAGGTGATCTGGCGGTTGCGATCGAAGACGACGGTCTCGAATTGCTCGCCGCAATCGTGGCAGCGGAACTCGAACAAGGGCATGGAAAGAGCTCCAACGACTCGCACTTGCCGGCATTCTAGCGCCGCCATCGCGCCGATGTCCATGATTTTCGTGGTATCCGGCCTCCGGCCGACCTCGGAGCCGGAGTTGGCCGATGCCGCCGGCCGGCCTGAGAAGCCCCAGGCTTCGGCCCGCCCCGACCAAAGCGGCATTGATGCGGGCGCGTCCCGGGGCCTATAATCTTTCCTGCAATGCCGGAGGTAAAAACAGCCATCATGCAGTCAGGCGATGGAGCCGCCCGGGCGCCGAAGGTGGCCCTGGTCCTCGGCTCCGGCGGGATCAAGACGATCGCGAGCCTTGGCCTTTTCCGCGTCCTGGTCCGCGAGAAGATCCCGGTGGATCTCATCGTCGCCAGCAGCGGCGGCAGTCTCTTCGCCACCTCCTACGCCCTGTACCCCGGCGAGCTCGACAAGATCGAGGGCTTCCTCTGGTCCTACTGGAAGCCGGAGATCTTCCGCGACTTCGACTACTCCGGGCTCCTGATTTCCCTCCTGCGCCCGCGCAAGCGTGGCATCGAGAAGTTCGGGCTGATCAAGGGGAAGCGCATCCTGAGGAACATCCACGCGATGTTCCCCGACAAGACCTTCGCCGATACCCGCATTCCGCTGCGCATCGTGGCCACCGACATCCGTACCGGCCGCCCGGTGATCTTAAAGGAAGGAAACGTGGCGCGCGCCGTGCGGGCCAGCATCTCGCTGCCGATCTACATGCGGCCGGTGCGCTGGGGAGAGTCGCTGCTGGTGGATGGGGGAATGACCAATCCGATCCCGTGCGACGTGGCGATTGCCGAGGGGGCGGACGTGATCCTGTCGATGTCTTTCGGTTCGTCGCTGGAGACGCCGCTGACCAGCCCGGTGCGGCTGCTCAACCAGCTGGTGCGCGTCTCAGCCAGCAACCTGATCCGCGTGCACGGCGAGCTGCACCGCTTCCGGCACAAGGGAGAGATTGTCGATATCTACCCCACCTTCGAGCACGTCCACTCGTTCTTCAACTTCCACACGATGGAAGAGATCATCGCGCGCGGCGAGGAGGCGAGCGAGGCGGCGCTGCCCAGAATCCGCGAAGCCCTCGACGCCGCCCTCACAGCCCCGGCTTCTTCTCACTGAAAGTCCCCACCGAGGCGGAGCCGTCCGATTTCCGCAGCGTGATGGTGATGGTCAGATCGCCGGCTCCAGCCAGCTTCTTCCCATCGACCTTCACCTTGAAGGGGATTTGCGCCGGCGCCTTGGGATCGTGAGCGGCATTCCAGGTGGCAATCTCCTTGAAGGCGTCGGTCTTCTCGAAGACCGTCCGCTCTCCCTTGCCGACCACCTTGATGTCCGCGCCCGCAAGTCCCACTCCTGAAAAAGTGCCGCGCAGGGTCAGGTCGGGCATCAGCAGCCCGCCTTCGTACTTGGAGCCGCTGATCTGGACGGCGCCGTCGGATGAGCTGGCGAGCGCCCGGCCCGTGGGCGGGGCATTGGCGGGGGTGGCGATGCCGCCCGATGGCGATTCCGTGGGGGGTGCCTCGCCGCCGGCCGAGGGCTTGGGCTCGGGAGCCTGCGTCCCCTTCGCTCCCAGCAGAACTCCGACGATGTCCCCAAGCGATCGCTTGCCGCCGCCGAGTATCCTCTCCGCGATCTCGGTCTTGGCGGCGCCGCGCATGATCCCCTTCACGTCGACCATGTAGGTGGGCGAAGCGATCGGCCCGCGGATCGTGAGCGGCAGGACGATGCGATCCCCTTCGCGCTCCAGGTAGCGGGCGCGGCTTCCTTCTGCCAGCATCTGCTGGGTCAGCTCTTTCGAGAAGAGCACCTTCAAGTCGAGATCGACGTTGCCATCCAGCGTGAAGCCTCCCTTCCCGGCCACGCTCAGATCCTTCGAGACCAGATTGAGGTTGTCGGTGGTGGCGCGCCCGCCGGCGATCGTCACGTTCCCGGTGAGCTGCTCGAAATCGGTGCGGTTCTTCGCGAGCCCCGAGCTGACCTGCGAAAGCGTCCTCTCTCCCAGGAAATCGGAGGCCTTCGCCAGCCCTTTCAGGACATCCAGCTTGCCGATCCAGCCATGCTCCACCTTGAGGGTGCCGCTGCCGTTCAGGGATTTCATGATGGTGTCGAGGCCGCTGCCGCTTCCTTCCATCTGCAGATCGGCCGACACCCGGCCGGCGAGAAGGTCCTTCACACCCATGTTCTCGGCCAGGAAAGGCTGGGCATCCACGCCGGCGAGGCTGCTGCGGTAAGCGTAGCGCGGCGTGGCGCCGCGCATGTCGGCGGTCAGCGCCCCCCGATAGGTGCCGCCGTACAGCTGGAACGACACCGGGTCGAAGGTGACCACCTTGTTGGCGAGCTTCAGGTCTCCCTCGAAGCGCGAGAAGCGGAAGTTGCCGAACGAGCCTTCCTGGATCCGGACGGTGCCGGTGCCCTGGGCCTTTCCCAGCAGGTCGGTGGATCCGCCGTTGGAGGCCTGGGCCCGCGTGGCCGCCGGCGCGGAAGGCGACGACGGGGTCATCAGTGCCATCAGATCATCGAGACTCGCCTTGGAGGAGGAGAGATTCAGGGTGACCTGCGGCGCGTTGAAATTGCGCAGCGTCGCTTCCCCGTTCACCACCGTCCCGCCCACCCGCGCGGCCAGAGAGCTGACCTTGAAGGTGCCGTTCACGAAGGTGAGCTTTCCGGCGATATCCTCGATCGGTTTTCCCATGGACGGGTCGGCATAGCGCACCCCGGAAAGCGCGATCTGTCCGCTGAAGCTCAGCTGATCGGGATGATCCAGCGGCCCGGAGACCTTTCCCTGAAAGCCGATCGGGGCCTTGGAGCTGAGCCCGGCGGGGAGCTCGACGCCGACCAGGGCGGCGACCGTGACCAGATCTTCCGCCATCACCTGCGAAGGCTTCACGGTGACGTCGACGTTGCTTCCTCGTGTCCCGCGCAGCATTGTCCCGGCGGCCTCCAGGCGCGTCTTGCCCGTCTTGGCCTCGAAGCTCGACAGCTCGATCCGATTCCCGCCCTCCTTGATTGCCGCCTGCGCTTTCAGGTCCAGGTCTCCAGCGCGCACCGCCTTTGCGCCTTTCGCGGTGGGGCGCACCGTGACCCCGCGCAGCTCCAGATCGCCTTCCAGCCGGCCGTCCCCTTCCGTCTTCCAGACTCCCTCGGGCGTCGAGGCCAGCCGGGCGTTCAAATGGACCTTCCCCGAAGCACTTCCGAGCGGCGGCTCGATGCCGGCAAGCCACATGATGTAAGGGGCGAAGGCCGATGGCTGGAACTTGTCGAGCTTCATGTCGAGGCTCGACTCGCCGGGCGCCGGGCCTCCGGCGGAAGGAGGCAGCGCCACGGTCCCCTGGACCACCAGCGAGCCGGAGCTGCGCGGCGGCAGAGCGGCCGAGAGCTTCATCCTGAAGGGGCCGTCCGAGGCGAAATCATCCAGCGCAATGTCGACGTTCGGGAGAACGGTGGTCACCGTGCTTCCGGGAACGACGGCGTCGTCCACCACTTTCAGCGACGCTCCTTCGATCCGCAGCTTCGCCAGGCTCATGCCGCCATCCGAGGCGGCCGAGCCCGAAGCCTCCTGCGCGCGCGC is from Candidatus Polarisedimenticolia bacterium and encodes:
- a CDS encoding DUF72 domain-containing protein encodes the protein MSSLRIGASSWSAPSWEGVFYPKGTLPAEYLPFYAAEFDTVEVDATFYRTPSSRMVDAWRERTPPGFLFAAKVPQVITHEKLLADCAAEMNEFVTTMDRLGDKLGPLLFQFRYFKESELPEPDPFLDRLERFLPSLPDGHRFAVEVRNKSLITRRLLDILSKHRIALALIDHPWFYRIDTMMMKTGVLTADFVYLRWLGDRYKIEEQTKRWDRIIIDRSREMEHWIAAIRKMLEQERSVYGYFNNHYAGYAVGSLRYFRDLWQQESSS
- a CDS encoding AsmA-like C-terminal region-containing protein; translated protein: MSPGIRRASWIAGVLVIVSVALAIAIPFFVDVNTYRGRIETEAEAILGRDVTLGTMKLTLLPIPGLSVKPLSIASDQKGDPPFLNAEALSAHARLMPLLQGKIAIASFTAHRPQLYLHRYADGHTNLPDLSGGAEKARAQEASGSAASDGGMSLAKLRIEGASLKVVDDAVVPGSTVTTVLPNVDIALDDFASDGPFRMKLSAALPPRSSGSLVVQGTVALPPSAGGPAPGESSLDMKLDKFQPSAFAPYIMWLAGIEPPLGSASGKVHLNARLASTPEGVWKTEGDGRLEGDLELRGVTVRPTAKGAKAVRAGDLDLKAQAAIKEGGNRIELSSFEAKTGKTRLEAAGTMLRGTRGSNVDVTVKPSQVMAEDLVTVAALVGVELPAGLSSKAPIGFQGKVSGPLDHPDQLSFSGQIALSGVRYADPSMGKPIEDIAGKLTFVNGTFKVSSLAARVGGTVVNGEATLRNFNAPQVTLNLSSSKASLDDLMALMTPSSPSAPAATRAQASNGGSTDLLGKAQGTGTVRIQEGSFGNFRFSRFEGDLKLANKVVTFDPVSFQLYGGTYRGALTADMRGATPRYAYRSSLAGVDAQPFLAENMGVKDLLAGRVSADLQMEGSGSGLDTIMKSLNGSGTLKVEHGWIGKLDVLKGLAKASDFLGERTLSQVSSGLAKNRTDFEQLTGNVTIAGGRATTDNLNLVSKDLSVAGKGGFTLDGNVDLDLKVLFSKELTQQMLAEGSRARYLEREGDRIVLPLTIRGPIASPTYMVDVKGIMRGAAKTEIAERILGGGKRSLGDIVGVLLGAKGTQAPEPKPSAGGEAPPTESPSGGIATPANAPPTGRALASSSDGAVQISGSKYEGGLLMPDLTLRGTFSGVGLAGADIKVVGKGERTVFEKTDAFKEIATWNAAHDPKAPAQIPFKVKVDGKKLAGAGDLTITITLRKSDGSASVGTFSEKKPGL
- a CDS encoding patatin-like phospholipase family protein; this translates as MQSGDGAARAPKVALVLGSGGIKTIASLGLFRVLVREKIPVDLIVASSGGSLFATSYALYPGELDKIEGFLWSYWKPEIFRDFDYSGLLISLLRPRKRGIEKFGLIKGKRILRNIHAMFPDKTFADTRIPLRIVATDIRTGRPVILKEGNVARAVRASISLPIYMRPVRWGESLLVDGGMTNPIPCDVAIAEGADVILSMSFGSSLETPLTSPVRLLNQLVRVSASNLIRVHGELHRFRHKGEIVDIYPTFEHVHSFFNFHTMEEIIARGEEASEAALPRIREALDAALTAPASSH
- a CDS encoding zinc ribbon domain-containing protein, encoding MPLFEFRCHDCGEQFETVVFDRNRQITCKKCHSARVEKLISVFAVAGGSRSETAALEPGPCTSCGASQRGMCNLD
- a CDS encoding (2Fe-2S)-binding protein, whose protein sequence is MENIVGPGKTPLLLQVNGRDVTVSVEPRATLLEVLRNELDLTGTKNVCELGECGACTVLIDGEARYACLTLAIQVAGREITTIEGLAASERELHPLQQAFVEKDGLQCGFCTPGQIMAAMALLESNREPTPEEIRAALAGNTCRCGAYPKIFEAVAEAASRMAIRVPGED